The genomic interval CTCGACGCCAAGACCGGCCGCCAGCTCTGGTTCTACGATCCGGAAGTGCCGGGCCAATGGGCCCGCTATGCCTGCTGCGACGTCGTCAATCGCGGCGTCGCGGTGTGGAAGGGCGCGGTCTATGTCGGCACGCTCGACGGCCGCCTCGTCAAGCTCGACGCCAGGACCGGCAGGCCGGTATGGGACATCAACACGATCGACCGCACGCGGCCCTACACCATCACCGGCGCGCCGCGCGTCGTGAAGGGCATGGTGCTGATCGGAAACGGCGGCGCCGAATACGGCGTGCGCGGCTACCTGACCGCCTATGACGCCGACACCGGCAAGCAGCTTTGGCGCTTCTACGTCGTTCCCGGCGATCCCGCCTTGCCGCCGGAGGACAAGGCGATGGCCGCGGCGCTGAAGACCTGGTCGACGGGGGGCACGCAGAACAAATGGTGGGAGCAGGGCGGCGGCGGCACGCCGTGGGACGCGATCACCTACGATCCCGATCTCGACCTGCTCTATGTCGGCACGGGCAACGGCTCTTCGTGGAATCGCAACCTGCGTTCGCCCGGCGGCGGCGACAATCTCTATCTGTCCTCCATCGTGGCGCTGAAGCCGGAAACCGGCGAGCTCGCCTGGTACTACCAGACGACGCCGGGCGACGACTGGGACTACACCGCCACGCAGCACATCATCCTCGCCGACGTCGTCATCGACGGCGTCCTGCGCAAAGTGCTGATGCAGGCGCCGAAGAACGGCTTCTTCTATGTGATCGACCGCACCAACGGAAAGCTGATCTCCGCCAAGCCCTATACGACGATCACCTGGGCCAAGGGCGTCGACATGAAGACCGGCCGCCCGATCGAGACCCCCGGCGTTCGCTACGCCCGCAATCCCTCGGTCCAGATTCCCGGGCCCATCGGCGCGCACAATTGGCAGCCCATGGCGTTCAATCCGCAGACCGGCCTCGTCTACATCCCGGTGATCGACGGCAATTTCATCTACGCCCAGCAGCGCATGCTGGCCTATCATCCCGGCGCGTGGAATGTCAGCGACTTCGCGCAGCTCGGCCAGATCGTGCTCGACGGCATCAAGAAGGGCCAGACCGCCCCGCCGACCAAGGGCTATATCCGCGCCTGGGATCCGGTGGCGCAGAAGATGGTGTGGCAGGTCGAGATGACCGGCGGCTGGAACAGCGGCATGCTCACCACGGCCGGCGGGCTCGTCTTCGCCGGCGGCGCGGACGGCATTTTCGCCGCCTATGACGCAAAGACCGGCGCGCGGCTGTGGAACATCGATCTCAAGACCGGCGTGAACGCGCCGGCGATCACCTACACCGTCGACGGCGAGCAATATGTCGCCGTCGCGGCGGCCTATGGCGGCGCCGGCGGCCTGGGCGCGGTCCCCGACGCCAACACCGCCCTGATGAAATGGCGCAACAACCAGGGCCGCATCTTCGCCTTCAAGATCGGCGGCACCGGCACGGTGCAGGCGATCACGGCGGACATCAACGCCGAGGTGCCGCAACCGCCGGCCGAGACCGTCGATCCCAAGCTGGCGCAGAAGGGCTTCGCGCTGTTCCAGAACAATTGCGCGTCCTGCCATGGCGTGCTGATGCTGTCCTCCGGCGTGGTGCCGGACCTGCGCATGGTCAATCCGGACATCTGGAACCAGTACGACGCCATCGTGCTCGGCGGCGCGCTCGCGGATGCCGGCATGGGCTCGTTCAAGGACATCCTGTCGGCCGACGACGTGAAGGCGATCCGCGCCTATGCCTTGAG from Rhizomicrobium sp. carries:
- a CDS encoding PQQ-dependent dehydrogenase, methanol/ethanol family yields the protein MNLRRHAGLAVFLALALCACGQGDKQKQASAPAKPVAAAPAPAADNADPASRLGDAANVDGDRIVHADATPGDWLSHGRTYGEQRYSPLKDVNIDTVKQLGVAWEFRTNTVRGLESTPIVSDGIMFVTGSWSKVWALDAKTGRQLWFYDPEVPGQWARYACCDVVNRGVAVWKGAVYVGTLDGRLVKLDARTGRPVWDINTIDRTRPYTITGAPRVVKGMVLIGNGGAEYGVRGYLTAYDADTGKQLWRFYVVPGDPALPPEDKAMAAALKTWSTGGTQNKWWEQGGGGTPWDAITYDPDLDLLYVGTGNGSSWNRNLRSPGGGDNLYLSSIVALKPETGELAWYYQTTPGDDWDYTATQHIILADVVIDGVLRKVLMQAPKNGFFYVIDRTNGKLISAKPYTTITWAKGVDMKTGRPIETPGVRYARNPSVQIPGPIGAHNWQPMAFNPQTGLVYIPVIDGNFIYAQQRMLAYHPGAWNVSDFAQLGQIVLDGIKKGQTAPPTKGYIRAWDPVAQKMVWQVEMTGGWNSGMLTTAGGLVFAGGADGIFAAYDAKTGARLWNIDLKTGVNAPAITYTVDGEQYVAVAAAYGGAGGLGAVPDANTALMKWRNNQGRIFAFKIGGTGTVQAITADINAEVPQPPAETVDPKLAQKGFALFQNNCASCHGVLMLSSGVVPDLRMVNPDIWNQYDAIVLGGALADAGMGSFKDILSADDVKAIRAYALSQAQALYASKHPPPATPPAH